From one Solanum stenotomum isolate F172 chromosome 12, ASM1918654v1, whole genome shotgun sequence genomic stretch:
- the LOC125849298 gene encoding uncharacterized protein LOC125849298 isoform X2: MRTRSAEKRSAGINQTPPAEPKRTPPSRAKQTRNVGSKSSPAAEEAKASDADGAVQSTPVAKSASGRKTTRRAVKKVVKKSPASSKTTSDKTLISEDAGMAMLEDPVEEKDAKDSKEDHGNEKDAAGSTECVEEGDTEDPKEDHVKEEDAQESIKEGDTEDTEEVDVKEEDAEDPKEDPVKEKDLQDPKEDAAKEKGAEDLKEDIVKEKVAEESEENAIKEKDAEESKEDLVMGEAAEDSKEYHVKEKDAEDLKEDIGEEEDAENSKENAIKEKDAESKEDLVMGEAAEDSKEYPMEEEDAEGSKEDVAKEKDREELKEDLVREADAEESKEYLMKEKNAEDSKESAVMVEDAEDSKEDPAKEEDAEDLKENPVMGEDAEDSKEDPVKEKDAGPTPMYEPKKEIEESSNNLVSTAKDVGDSVAEDQNGNKEEHAGDAQGEPALNTLMSQDEVTIVYDVRLSEKIGHDVRTSENQGPAVTYVKSQEPIIEDMKSSNSQELITTELKSQEGEGSNKGKEGLELRGENDDGSTPTGDNVNAQCAEDRMEEDTDRKMKGKDISLDEAGEDKIEAFTDQENSEEFVEDDVPEHCEEAETLEDERAQLNALAKERKKRRELEVFVGGLDRDAVEEDLKRVFQHVGEVIDVRMHRELSTNKNKGYAFVKFATKEQVSRALAEMRNPVIRGKRCGTSPSEDNDTLFLGNICNTWTKEAVRQKLKDYGVESVENINLVADPKREGLSRGFAFLEFSCHTDAMTAYKRLQRPDVVFGHSERTAKIAFAEPLRDPDPEVMAQVKSVFIDGLPPYWNEERVREKFKCFGEITRITLARNISTAKRKDFGFVDFDTHEAAVSCVEGVNNTELGDGNLKAKVRARLSNPQPKTQAVKGGISGGFRISRGPMGRGLPRGGHTLGRANFPRGRGFHPRGPGHGGRMGFTEHEFGSPYPPFRGRSNFGRGGRWNFSGAHPVTSEGPMFVDRMRHGDRGHADDAFFRRQQFPIEGNNQPSMDRHIEDRFGYDNTDHGLKRPFSMTVPNPDYLGPSRRPRFDHPDSASSLQGDRYRNNVPPGGDQYSRGYYGSDYGRGQHPSFYGGGHPHGRGYGRGYY, from the exons ATGAGAACTCGAAGTGCCGAAAAGAGGTCTGCCGGAATAAATCAAACCCCGCCGGCCGAGCCGAAGCGTACGCCGCCATCTAGGGCTAAGCAAACTAGGAACGTTGGATCCAAAAGCTCACCTGCCG CTGAAGAAGCAAAGGCTTCAGATGCAGATGGAGCTGTTCAATCAACACCAGTAGCAAAATCCGCTTCAGGTAGGAAAACTACTCGAAGGGCTGTGAAGAAGGTGGTAAAGAAAAGTCCTGCTTCTTCTAAAACTACCTCGGATAAAACACTTATATCAGAAGATGCTGGAATGGCAATGCTCGAAGATCCTGTTGAAGAGAAGGATGCGAAGGACTCAAAGGAAGATCATGGCAATGAGAAAGATGCAGCCGGATCAACGGAATGTGTCGAGGAGGGAGATACAGAGGACCCGAAGGAAGATCATGTGAAGGAGGAAGATGCACAGGAATCTATCAAGGAGGGAGATACAGAGGACACAGAGGAAGTTGATGTCAAGGAGGAAGATGCAGAGGACCCAAAGGAAGATCCTGTCAAGGAGAAAGATCTACAGGATCCCAAGGAAGACGCTGCGAAGGAGAAAGGTGCAGAGGACCTTAAGGAAGATATTGTCAAGGAGAAAGTTGCGGAGGAATCAGAAGAAAATGCTATAAAGGAGAAAGATGCAGAGGAGTCAAAGGAAGATCTTGTCATGGGGGAAGCTGCAGAGGACTCAAAGGAATATCATGTGAAGGAGAAAGATGCAGAGGACTTAAAGGAAGATATTGGTGAGGAGGAAGATGCAGAGAACTCAAAAGAAAATGCTATAAAGGAGAAAGATGCTGAGTCAAAGGAAGATCTTGTCATGGGGGAAGCTGCAGAGGACTCAAAGGAATATCCTATGGAGGAGGAAGATGCAGAGGGTTCAAAGGAAGATGTTGCGAAGGAAAAAGATAGAGAGGAGTTGAAGGAAGATCTTGTCAGGGAAGCAGATGCAGAGGAGTCGAAGGAATATCTTATGAAGGAGAAAAACGCAGAGGACTCAAAGGAAAGTGCTGTCATGGTGGAAGATGCAGAGGACTCAAAGGAAGATCCTGCAAAGGAGGAAGATGCAGAggacttgaaggaaaatcctgTCATGGGGGAAGATGCAGAGGATTCAAAGGAAGATCCTGTTAAGGAGAAGGATGCAGGACCAACACCCATGTATGagccaaaaaaagaaattgaagaatcttcaaATAATTTAGTGTCCACAGCTAAAGATGTTGGTGATTCTGTGGCGGAAGATCAAAATGGAAACAAGGAGGAACATGCAGGTGATGCACAGGGGGAACCAGCTCTAAATACTTTAATGTCTCAAGATGAAGTAACTATTGTCTATGATGTGAGATTGTCAGAAAAAATTGGCCATGATGTGAGAACTTCAGAAAATCAGGGACCTGCTGTTACATATGTCAAATCTCAGGAGCCTAttattgaggatatgaaatCTTCAAACAGTCAGGAACTTATTACTACAGAACTGAAATCTCAGGAGGGTGAAGGATctaataaaggaaaagaaggacTGGAGTTGAGGGGAGAAAATGACGATGGTTCAACTCCTACAGGGGATAATGTAAATGCACAGTGTGCAGAAGATAGAATGGAGGAAGATACAGATAGGAAGATGAAAGGAAAGGATATTTCTCTTGACGAAGCTGGTGAAGATAAAATAGAGGCTTTTACTGATCAAGAAAATAGTGAAGAATTTGTGGAAGATGATGTGCCTGAGCACTGTGAAGAAGCCGAAACGTTGGAAGATGAGCGTGCTCAATTGAATGCTCTTGCAAAGGAACGAAAGAAGAGGAGGGAGCTGGAAGTATTTGTTGGTGGGTTAGACCGTGATGCTGTGGAGGAGGATCTGAAAAGGGTGTTCCAGCATGTGGGGGAGGTTATTGATGTTCGAATGCACAGAGAGCTGTCAACAAACAAGAATAAGGGATATGCCTTCGTGAAGTTTGCAACTAAGGAGCAAGTTAGCCGTGCTTTGGCTGAAATGAGAAATCCAGTT ATACGAGGAAAGCGATGTGGAACTTCTCCAAGTGAGGACAATGACACCTTATTCTTAGGAAATATTTGCAACACATGGACAAAGGAAGCC GTGAGGCAAAAGCTGAAAGATTATGGTGTAGAAAGTGTTGAAAACATTAATTTGGTGGCCGATCCGAAACGTGAAGGTTTGAGTCGTGGTTTTGCGTTTCTTGAGTTCTCTTGTCACACTGATGCCATGACGGCATACAAAAGACTTCAAAGGCCTGATGTTGTTTTTGGTCACTCTGAGAGGACTGCCAAAATAGCTTTTGCTGAACCTTTACGCGATCCAGATCCAGAGGTAATGGCTCAAGTGAAGTCAGTATTTATTGATGGACTCCCTCCTTATTGGAATGAAGAACGCGTCCGTGAGAAATTCAAATGTTTTGGGGAGATCACAAGAATTACGCTAGCCAGGAATATATCAACAGCAAAGCGGAAGGATTTTGGATTTGTTGATTTCGACACACATGAAGCTGCTGTTTCTTGCGTTGAGGGCGTTAATAACACAGAGCTGGGTGATGGAAATTTGAAG GCAAAAGTGCGAGCCAGGCTTTCAAATCCCCAACCAAAAACTCAGGCTGTGAAAGGTGGAATATCTGGAGGGTTCCGAATTAGCCGTGGTCCCATGG GAAGGGGCCTTCCGCGAGGAGGACATACTCTTGGTAGAGCTAATTTTCCGCGTGGTAGGGGCTTTCACCCTCGTGGACCTGGTCATGGTGGTAGAATGGGCTTCACTGAACATGAGTTTGGTAGCCCTTATCCTCCTTTCCGTGGACGGTCAAACTTTGGACGAG GTGGGAGGTGGAATTTTAGTGGTGCTCATCCAGTAACTAGTGAGGGTCCAATGTTTGTTGATAGAATGAGGCATGGAGATAGAGGTCACGCAGATGATGCCTTCTTTAGGAGACAACAATTTCCTATTGAAGGAAATAACCAGCCATCCATGGATAGGCACATTGAGGACCGTTTCGGTTATGATAATACTGACCATGGGTTAAAGAGGCCCTTTTCCATGACA GTCCCGAATCCGGATTACTTGGGTCCTAGCAGACGTCCTCGGTTTGATCATCCAGATTCTGCAAGTTCTCTTCAAGGGGATCGTTATAGAA ATAATGTTCCTCCCGGTGGTGATCAATACTCACGTGGTTATTATGGCTCTGAT TATGGGAGAGGCCAACATCCATCTTTCTATGGAGGTGGTCATCCACATGGGCGTGGATATGGTCGTGGTTATTATTAG
- the LOC125849298 gene encoding uncharacterized protein LOC125849298 isoform X1, with translation MRTRSAEKRSAGINQTPPAEPKRTPPSRAKQTRNVGSKSSPAAEEAKASDADGAVQSTPVAKSASGRKTTRRAVKKVVKKSPASSKTTSDKTLISEDAGMAMLEDPVEEKDAKDSKEDHGNEKDAAGSTECVEEGDTEDPKEDHVKEEDAQESIKEGDTEDTEEVDVKEEDAEDPKEDPVKEKDLQDPKEDAAKEKGAEDLKEDIVKEKVAEESEENAIKEKDAEESKEDLVMGEAAEDSKEYHVKEKDAEDLKEDIGEEEDAENSKENAIKEKDAESKEDLVMGEAAEDSKEYPMEEEDAEGSKEDVAKEKDREELKEDLVREADAEESKEYLMKEKNAEDSKESAVMVEDAEDSKEDPAKEEDAEDLKENPVMGEDAEDSKEDPVKEKDAGPTPMYEPKKEIEESSNNLVSTAKDVGDSVAEDQNGNKEEHAGDAQGEPALNTLMSQDEVTIVYDVRLSEKIGHDVRTSENQGPAVTYVKSQEPIIEDMKSSNSQELITTELKSQEGEGSNKGKEGLELRGENDDGSTPTGDNVNAQCAEDRMEEDTDRKMKGKDISLDEAGEDKIEAFTDQENSEEFVEDDVPEHCEEAETLEDERAQLNALAKERKKRRELEVFVGGLDRDAVEEDLKRVFQHVGEVIDVRMHRELSTNKNKGYAFVKFATKEQVSRALAEMRNPVIRGKRCGTSPSEDNDTLFLGNICNTWTKEAVRQKLKDYGVESVENINLVADPKREGLSRGFAFLEFSCHTDAMTAYKRLQRPDVVFGHSERTAKIAFAEPLRDPDPEVMAQVKSVFIDGLPPYWNEERVREKFKCFGEITRITLARNISTAKRKDFGFVDFDTHEAAVSCVEGVNNTELGDGNLKAKVRARLSNPQPKTQAVKGGISGGFRISRGPMGRGLPRGGHTLGRANFPRGRGFHPRGPGHGGRMGFTEHEFGSPYPPFRGRSNFGRAGGRWNFSGAHPVTSEGPMFVDRMRHGDRGHADDAFFRRQQFPIEGNNQPSMDRHIEDRFGYDNTDHGLKRPFSMTVPNPDYLGPSRRPRFDHPDSASSLQGDRYRNNVPPGGDQYSRGYYGSDYGRGQHPSFYGGGHPHGRGYGRGYY, from the exons ATGAGAACTCGAAGTGCCGAAAAGAGGTCTGCCGGAATAAATCAAACCCCGCCGGCCGAGCCGAAGCGTACGCCGCCATCTAGGGCTAAGCAAACTAGGAACGTTGGATCCAAAAGCTCACCTGCCG CTGAAGAAGCAAAGGCTTCAGATGCAGATGGAGCTGTTCAATCAACACCAGTAGCAAAATCCGCTTCAGGTAGGAAAACTACTCGAAGGGCTGTGAAGAAGGTGGTAAAGAAAAGTCCTGCTTCTTCTAAAACTACCTCGGATAAAACACTTATATCAGAAGATGCTGGAATGGCAATGCTCGAAGATCCTGTTGAAGAGAAGGATGCGAAGGACTCAAAGGAAGATCATGGCAATGAGAAAGATGCAGCCGGATCAACGGAATGTGTCGAGGAGGGAGATACAGAGGACCCGAAGGAAGATCATGTGAAGGAGGAAGATGCACAGGAATCTATCAAGGAGGGAGATACAGAGGACACAGAGGAAGTTGATGTCAAGGAGGAAGATGCAGAGGACCCAAAGGAAGATCCTGTCAAGGAGAAAGATCTACAGGATCCCAAGGAAGACGCTGCGAAGGAGAAAGGTGCAGAGGACCTTAAGGAAGATATTGTCAAGGAGAAAGTTGCGGAGGAATCAGAAGAAAATGCTATAAAGGAGAAAGATGCAGAGGAGTCAAAGGAAGATCTTGTCATGGGGGAAGCTGCAGAGGACTCAAAGGAATATCATGTGAAGGAGAAAGATGCAGAGGACTTAAAGGAAGATATTGGTGAGGAGGAAGATGCAGAGAACTCAAAAGAAAATGCTATAAAGGAGAAAGATGCTGAGTCAAAGGAAGATCTTGTCATGGGGGAAGCTGCAGAGGACTCAAAGGAATATCCTATGGAGGAGGAAGATGCAGAGGGTTCAAAGGAAGATGTTGCGAAGGAAAAAGATAGAGAGGAGTTGAAGGAAGATCTTGTCAGGGAAGCAGATGCAGAGGAGTCGAAGGAATATCTTATGAAGGAGAAAAACGCAGAGGACTCAAAGGAAAGTGCTGTCATGGTGGAAGATGCAGAGGACTCAAAGGAAGATCCTGCAAAGGAGGAAGATGCAGAggacttgaaggaaaatcctgTCATGGGGGAAGATGCAGAGGATTCAAAGGAAGATCCTGTTAAGGAGAAGGATGCAGGACCAACACCCATGTATGagccaaaaaaagaaattgaagaatcttcaaATAATTTAGTGTCCACAGCTAAAGATGTTGGTGATTCTGTGGCGGAAGATCAAAATGGAAACAAGGAGGAACATGCAGGTGATGCACAGGGGGAACCAGCTCTAAATACTTTAATGTCTCAAGATGAAGTAACTATTGTCTATGATGTGAGATTGTCAGAAAAAATTGGCCATGATGTGAGAACTTCAGAAAATCAGGGACCTGCTGTTACATATGTCAAATCTCAGGAGCCTAttattgaggatatgaaatCTTCAAACAGTCAGGAACTTATTACTACAGAACTGAAATCTCAGGAGGGTGAAGGATctaataaaggaaaagaaggacTGGAGTTGAGGGGAGAAAATGACGATGGTTCAACTCCTACAGGGGATAATGTAAATGCACAGTGTGCAGAAGATAGAATGGAGGAAGATACAGATAGGAAGATGAAAGGAAAGGATATTTCTCTTGACGAAGCTGGTGAAGATAAAATAGAGGCTTTTACTGATCAAGAAAATAGTGAAGAATTTGTGGAAGATGATGTGCCTGAGCACTGTGAAGAAGCCGAAACGTTGGAAGATGAGCGTGCTCAATTGAATGCTCTTGCAAAGGAACGAAAGAAGAGGAGGGAGCTGGAAGTATTTGTTGGTGGGTTAGACCGTGATGCTGTGGAGGAGGATCTGAAAAGGGTGTTCCAGCATGTGGGGGAGGTTATTGATGTTCGAATGCACAGAGAGCTGTCAACAAACAAGAATAAGGGATATGCCTTCGTGAAGTTTGCAACTAAGGAGCAAGTTAGCCGTGCTTTGGCTGAAATGAGAAATCCAGTT ATACGAGGAAAGCGATGTGGAACTTCTCCAAGTGAGGACAATGACACCTTATTCTTAGGAAATATTTGCAACACATGGACAAAGGAAGCC GTGAGGCAAAAGCTGAAAGATTATGGTGTAGAAAGTGTTGAAAACATTAATTTGGTGGCCGATCCGAAACGTGAAGGTTTGAGTCGTGGTTTTGCGTTTCTTGAGTTCTCTTGTCACACTGATGCCATGACGGCATACAAAAGACTTCAAAGGCCTGATGTTGTTTTTGGTCACTCTGAGAGGACTGCCAAAATAGCTTTTGCTGAACCTTTACGCGATCCAGATCCAGAGGTAATGGCTCAAGTGAAGTCAGTATTTATTGATGGACTCCCTCCTTATTGGAATGAAGAACGCGTCCGTGAGAAATTCAAATGTTTTGGGGAGATCACAAGAATTACGCTAGCCAGGAATATATCAACAGCAAAGCGGAAGGATTTTGGATTTGTTGATTTCGACACACATGAAGCTGCTGTTTCTTGCGTTGAGGGCGTTAATAACACAGAGCTGGGTGATGGAAATTTGAAG GCAAAAGTGCGAGCCAGGCTTTCAAATCCCCAACCAAAAACTCAGGCTGTGAAAGGTGGAATATCTGGAGGGTTCCGAATTAGCCGTGGTCCCATGG GAAGGGGCCTTCCGCGAGGAGGACATACTCTTGGTAGAGCTAATTTTCCGCGTGGTAGGGGCTTTCACCCTCGTGGACCTGGTCATGGTGGTAGAATGGGCTTCACTGAACATGAGTTTGGTAGCCCTTATCCTCCTTTCCGTGGACGGTCAAACTTTGGACGAG CAGGTGGGAGGTGGAATTTTAGTGGTGCTCATCCAGTAACTAGTGAGGGTCCAATGTTTGTTGATAGAATGAGGCATGGAGATAGAGGTCACGCAGATGATGCCTTCTTTAGGAGACAACAATTTCCTATTGAAGGAAATAACCAGCCATCCATGGATAGGCACATTGAGGACCGTTTCGGTTATGATAATACTGACCATGGGTTAAAGAGGCCCTTTTCCATGACA GTCCCGAATCCGGATTACTTGGGTCCTAGCAGACGTCCTCGGTTTGATCATCCAGATTCTGCAAGTTCTCTTCAAGGGGATCGTTATAGAA ATAATGTTCCTCCCGGTGGTGATCAATACTCACGTGGTTATTATGGCTCTGAT TATGGGAGAGGCCAACATCCATCTTTCTATGGAGGTGGTCATCCACATGGGCGTGGATATGGTCGTGGTTATTATTAG
- the LOC125849298 gene encoding uncharacterized protein LOC125849298 isoform X3, with amino-acid sequence MRTRSAEKRSAGINQTPPAEPKRTPPSRAKQTRNVGSKSSPAAEEAKASDADGAVQSTPVAKSASGRKTTRRAVKKVVKKSPASSKTTSDKTLISEDAGMAMLEDPVEEKDAKDSKEDHGNEKDAAGSTECVEEGDTEDPKEDHVKEEDAQESIKEGDTEDTEEVDVKEEDAEDPKEDPVKEKDLQDPKEDAAKEKGAEDLKEDIVKEKVAEESEENAIKEKDAEESKEDLVMGEAAEDSKEYHVKEKDAEDLKEDIGEEEDAENSKENAIKEKDAESKEDLVMGEAAEDSKEYPMEEEDAEGSKEDVAKEKDREELKEDLVREADAEESKEYLMKEKNAEDSKESAVMEEDAEDLKENPVMGEDAEDSKEDPVKEKDAGPTPMYEPKKEIEESSNNLVSTAKDVGDSVAEDQNGNKEEHAGDAQGEPALNTLMSQDEVTIVYDVRLSEKIGHDVRTSENQGPAVTYVKSQEPIIEDMKSSNSQELITTELKSQEGEGSNKGKEGLELRGENDDGSTPTGDNVNAQCAEDRMEEDTDRKMKGKDISLDEAGEDKIEAFTDQENSEEFVEDDVPEHCEEAETLEDERAQLNALAKERKKRRELEVFVGGLDRDAVEEDLKRVFQHVGEVIDVRMHRELSTNKNKGYAFVKFATKEQVSRALAEMRNPVIRGKRCGTSPSEDNDTLFLGNICNTWTKEAVRQKLKDYGVESVENINLVADPKREGLSRGFAFLEFSCHTDAMTAYKRLQRPDVVFGHSERTAKIAFAEPLRDPDPEVMAQVKSVFIDGLPPYWNEERVREKFKCFGEITRITLARNISTAKRKDFGFVDFDTHEAAVSCVEGVNNTELGDGNLKAKVRARLSNPQPKTQAVKGGISGGFRISRGPMGRGLPRGGHTLGRANFPRGRGFHPRGPGHGGRMGFTEHEFGSPYPPFRGRSNFGRAGGRWNFSGAHPVTSEGPMFVDRMRHGDRGHADDAFFRRQQFPIEGNNQPSMDRHIEDRFGYDNTDHGLKRPFSMTVPNPDYLGPSRRPRFDHPDSASSLQGDRYRNNVPPGGDQYSRGYYGSDYGRGQHPSFYGGGHPHGRGYGRGYY; translated from the exons ATGAGAACTCGAAGTGCCGAAAAGAGGTCTGCCGGAATAAATCAAACCCCGCCGGCCGAGCCGAAGCGTACGCCGCCATCTAGGGCTAAGCAAACTAGGAACGTTGGATCCAAAAGCTCACCTGCCG CTGAAGAAGCAAAGGCTTCAGATGCAGATGGAGCTGTTCAATCAACACCAGTAGCAAAATCCGCTTCAGGTAGGAAAACTACTCGAAGGGCTGTGAAGAAGGTGGTAAAGAAAAGTCCTGCTTCTTCTAAAACTACCTCGGATAAAACACTTATATCAGAAGATGCTGGAATGGCAATGCTCGAAGATCCTGTTGAAGAGAAGGATGCGAAGGACTCAAAGGAAGATCATGGCAATGAGAAAGATGCAGCCGGATCAACGGAATGTGTCGAGGAGGGAGATACAGAGGACCCGAAGGAAGATCATGTGAAGGAGGAAGATGCACAGGAATCTATCAAGGAGGGAGATACAGAGGACACAGAGGAAGTTGATGTCAAGGAGGAAGATGCAGAGGACCCAAAGGAAGATCCTGTCAAGGAGAAAGATCTACAGGATCCCAAGGAAGACGCTGCGAAGGAGAAAGGTGCAGAGGACCTTAAGGAAGATATTGTCAAGGAGAAAGTTGCGGAGGAATCAGAAGAAAATGCTATAAAGGAGAAAGATGCAGAGGAGTCAAAGGAAGATCTTGTCATGGGGGAAGCTGCAGAGGACTCAAAGGAATATCATGTGAAGGAGAAAGATGCAGAGGACTTAAAGGAAGATATTGGTGAGGAGGAAGATGCAGAGAACTCAAAAGAAAATGCTATAAAGGAGAAAGATGCTGAGTCAAAGGAAGATCTTGTCATGGGGGAAGCTGCAGAGGACTCAAAGGAATATCCTATGGAGGAGGAAGATGCAGAGGGTTCAAAGGAAGATGTTGCGAAGGAAAAAGATAGAGAGGAGTTGAAGGAAGATCTTGTCAGGGAAGCAGATGCAGAGGAGTCGAAGGAATATCTTATGAAGGAGAAAAACGCAGAGGACTCAAAGGAAAGTGCTGTCATG GAGGAAGATGCAGAggacttgaaggaaaatcctgTCATGGGGGAAGATGCAGAGGATTCAAAGGAAGATCCTGTTAAGGAGAAGGATGCAGGACCAACACCCATGTATGagccaaaaaaagaaattgaagaatcttcaaATAATTTAGTGTCCACAGCTAAAGATGTTGGTGATTCTGTGGCGGAAGATCAAAATGGAAACAAGGAGGAACATGCAGGTGATGCACAGGGGGAACCAGCTCTAAATACTTTAATGTCTCAAGATGAAGTAACTATTGTCTATGATGTGAGATTGTCAGAAAAAATTGGCCATGATGTGAGAACTTCAGAAAATCAGGGACCTGCTGTTACATATGTCAAATCTCAGGAGCCTAttattgaggatatgaaatCTTCAAACAGTCAGGAACTTATTACTACAGAACTGAAATCTCAGGAGGGTGAAGGATctaataaaggaaaagaaggacTGGAGTTGAGGGGAGAAAATGACGATGGTTCAACTCCTACAGGGGATAATGTAAATGCACAGTGTGCAGAAGATAGAATGGAGGAAGATACAGATAGGAAGATGAAAGGAAAGGATATTTCTCTTGACGAAGCTGGTGAAGATAAAATAGAGGCTTTTACTGATCAAGAAAATAGTGAAGAATTTGTGGAAGATGATGTGCCTGAGCACTGTGAAGAAGCCGAAACGTTGGAAGATGAGCGTGCTCAATTGAATGCTCTTGCAAAGGAACGAAAGAAGAGGAGGGAGCTGGAAGTATTTGTTGGTGGGTTAGACCGTGATGCTGTGGAGGAGGATCTGAAAAGGGTGTTCCAGCATGTGGGGGAGGTTATTGATGTTCGAATGCACAGAGAGCTGTCAACAAACAAGAATAAGGGATATGCCTTCGTGAAGTTTGCAACTAAGGAGCAAGTTAGCCGTGCTTTGGCTGAAATGAGAAATCCAGTT ATACGAGGAAAGCGATGTGGAACTTCTCCAAGTGAGGACAATGACACCTTATTCTTAGGAAATATTTGCAACACATGGACAAAGGAAGCC GTGAGGCAAAAGCTGAAAGATTATGGTGTAGAAAGTGTTGAAAACATTAATTTGGTGGCCGATCCGAAACGTGAAGGTTTGAGTCGTGGTTTTGCGTTTCTTGAGTTCTCTTGTCACACTGATGCCATGACGGCATACAAAAGACTTCAAAGGCCTGATGTTGTTTTTGGTCACTCTGAGAGGACTGCCAAAATAGCTTTTGCTGAACCTTTACGCGATCCAGATCCAGAGGTAATGGCTCAAGTGAAGTCAGTATTTATTGATGGACTCCCTCCTTATTGGAATGAAGAACGCGTCCGTGAGAAATTCAAATGTTTTGGGGAGATCACAAGAATTACGCTAGCCAGGAATATATCAACAGCAAAGCGGAAGGATTTTGGATTTGTTGATTTCGACACACATGAAGCTGCTGTTTCTTGCGTTGAGGGCGTTAATAACACAGAGCTGGGTGATGGAAATTTGAAG GCAAAAGTGCGAGCCAGGCTTTCAAATCCCCAACCAAAAACTCAGGCTGTGAAAGGTGGAATATCTGGAGGGTTCCGAATTAGCCGTGGTCCCATGG GAAGGGGCCTTCCGCGAGGAGGACATACTCTTGGTAGAGCTAATTTTCCGCGTGGTAGGGGCTTTCACCCTCGTGGACCTGGTCATGGTGGTAGAATGGGCTTCACTGAACATGAGTTTGGTAGCCCTTATCCTCCTTTCCGTGGACGGTCAAACTTTGGACGAG CAGGTGGGAGGTGGAATTTTAGTGGTGCTCATCCAGTAACTAGTGAGGGTCCAATGTTTGTTGATAGAATGAGGCATGGAGATAGAGGTCACGCAGATGATGCCTTCTTTAGGAGACAACAATTTCCTATTGAAGGAAATAACCAGCCATCCATGGATAGGCACATTGAGGACCGTTTCGGTTATGATAATACTGACCATGGGTTAAAGAGGCCCTTTTCCATGACA GTCCCGAATCCGGATTACTTGGGTCCTAGCAGACGTCCTCGGTTTGATCATCCAGATTCTGCAAGTTCTCTTCAAGGGGATCGTTATAGAA ATAATGTTCCTCCCGGTGGTGATCAATACTCACGTGGTTATTATGGCTCTGAT TATGGGAGAGGCCAACATCCATCTTTCTATGGAGGTGGTCATCCACATGGGCGTGGATATGGTCGTGGTTATTATTAG
- the LOC125847164 gene encoding BURP domain-containing protein 3-like: MQLTFIASTHAAISPEVYWKIKLPKAQIPKVIKDLLSQADDGILDTKKKVYYGLHQHGAWIFHAATEDEIHELKNETPTQSDHQDNNFLYKPYFFEKELVKGKVINFPSLKNKNKAPFWPRQFVESIPFSSKKIPQILNYFSINNNSKDAKTIEETVKVCEEPAMKGEKRKCATSLESMVDFGIFMLGTNNVKVVTTEVQGENQMVQKYTIKEVELMADGLNMICHKLNYAYAVHFCHGGGGTKTYMVSMIAVDGTKVKAISICHKDTSLWNPKGLPFVVLNAKPGAPSICHYLQDDQIVFLPFVS; encoded by the exons ATGCAGCTTACTTTTATAGCAAGTACTCATGCAGCTATATCTCCGGAAGTTTATTGGAAAATAAAATTGCCTAAAGCTCAAATTCCCAAAGTGATCAAAGATTTACTTTCCCAAGCAG ATGATGGCATTCTTGACACAAAGAAGAAAGTATACTATGGTTTACACCAACATGGAGCCTGGATTTTCCATGCTGCTACCGAGGATGAGATTCACGAGTTAAAAAATGAGACCCCTACCCAAAGCGATCATCAAGATAACAATTTCCTTTACAAACCTTACTTCTTCGAAAAAGAATTAGTGAAAGGGAAAGTCATCAACTTTCCCTCTCTAAAGAACAAAAACAAAGCACCATTTTGGCCTCGACAATTTGTGGAATCCATTCCCTTCTCATCGAAAAAAATCCCACAAATTCTAAACTATTTCTCAATAAATAACAACTCAAAAGATGCTAAAACAATTGAGGAAACAGTCAAAGTATGTGAAGAACCCGCGATGAAAGGagagaaaagaaagtgtgcAACTTCTTTAGAGTCTATGGTAGATTTTGGGATATTCATGCTTGGAACAAACAATGTTAAGGTAGTTACAACAGAGGTACAAGGAGAAAATCAAATGGTGCAAAAATACACCATTAAAGAAGTCGAACTCATGGCTGATGGACTTAACATGATATGCCACAAACTTAACTACGCGTATGCAGTGCATTTTTGTCATGGTGGAGGAGGTACAAAGACATATATGGTATCGATGATTGCTGTTGATGGAACAAAGGTTAAAGCAATATCAATATGCCACAAAGATACATCTCTTTGGAATCCAAAAGGATTGCCTTTTGTAGTGCTTAATGCTAAGCCTGGTGCTCCCTCTATTTGTCATTACCTTCAAGATGATCAAATCGTTTTTCTCCCTTTTGTTTCATAA